The Brassica oleracea var. oleracea cultivar TO1000 chromosome C6, BOL, whole genome shotgun sequence genomic interval ATCTTCTTGTAGACAGATTTCTGTAATTCCTCCATCAAAATCTCTTTTTGCCCATGGACATAGTCGTTAGGGGTGAACCACGTTAAATCTCTGTTTCTTTCTTTATTGTTTATCCATCTGTTAATCTATATCTTCTCACATCCGTCACAACAAAACGGCCATAGCTCTTCAGAAACAAGAAGCTTATCGTATAAAGCAGCGATACCTGGATCTCCCTTAGCGAACACCATTTCGATTAAATCAATGGTGACTCTAAAGAAAGGCCAATGCTTGTACATATCCTTAAGCATGTGGAGGTTCTTGACGTCTTTCTGAACCACGTGCTTGATCGCTGCTCCGAATCCCAGCCATACAGGGAGATGGAATCTCGTTTGAGTCCATGCAAAGATCCACGGAATCGCACGGAGAGATTCTATGCCGCCACTTGGTTTCCTCTTCAAAGGTCTGCTTCCTATGTTCATACAACCATACTCTAGCTCCGGTGTGGCCTGCACAGGTTTCATAAGATTCTTGTAATTTTTAAGATTATGTCCCAAAGTAAGTCTAATTTATTCCTCTCAGTTCCTAAAATATAAATGTTTTAAAATAAAAAATTTATTTTTAAAAGATGCATATTTTTTAAGTTTTCTATGCAATTTTATTAGTTAATAATGGTGATTTGAAAATTTCAAAAAAAATTATTATCTTTAAAAATGCTATTATTTTATAATTATGAAGAATTGGTAAATACAGGAAATAATACATTTATTATCAAAATTTATTATGTTTTTTTGTAAAAAAACAAACATATAAGATTACATTGAAAAGTGAGTTTGAGTTTTAAGATTGTCGGAAAGTGAGTTTGAGTTTCAAGGTTATGTCGGAAAGTGAGTTTCAAGATTCTGAGTTGAGTATGCAATACTCTTACCAGGCGGAAGTACTCGGGGTTCTTGGAACACAACAGACCGATACTCTTCGGTCGCAACAACCGCCATTTCATCGAGCAGTGCGCCATTCCGGTTTAGGAGTAACCGGAGGATGCATCTCATGCTCGAGTGTTGCAGCGGTGAAACTATAGTTTCACAAACTGATTGTAGAATAGATTTAATAAGAACTTGCTCTCTTATTAATCTCTTGAGAAAATCACTCAAAACTCAAGAACCCAATACAATCACAAAACTTTCTTAAAGGTTACAATAAGTCTGCAACTTCTTATATAGGGTTATAATTTCCTTTTCCTGATAGACTTAACATTATTAAGATATTTTCTAATCTTTATAAATAACCAAATCAATGTGAGATTAGGATTGCTTGCTCTTCAAGTTATTTCAAGCTTACTTCCAACAATCTCCCTCTTAAGCTTGAAATCTCCAAGTCTTCAACTCCAATCATGCTCCTCAAATCTCATTTCTTTGTACTGAATTCTTCCAAGTCCTTTAGTCAAGATGTCTGCTCTTTGTTCATTCCGTGGTACGTGTTGCACCTCAATTTGATTGTTGTCAACACATTCACGAATGAAGTGGTATCGTCGATGTATATGCTTGCTTCGCCCATGGAAAACTAGATTTTTTGTCAATGCAATCGCAGATTTATTGTCAATAAGTATTACTACCTTCTCACACTTCTTCTCTACGACTTCACCAAGCAAGTCCTGGAGCCAAATAGCTTGCTTTGCTGCTTCAGTTGCTGCCATAAACTCTGCTTCACAAGACGAAAGAGCAACTGTTTCTTGTTTCTGCGAACTCCAGGTTATGGGGGAGTTTAAGAGATAAAACACATGTCCTGTTGTACTGCGTCCATCATCCTCGTCCACGTTATGGCTTGCATCACTATAGCCAATTAGCTTTACTTCTGCTGCACGTTTAAATGTCAAACCATAACTAAATATTCAAGTACCGCAGAATCTGTTTTATAGCCGCAGCATGTGAAGTTTTTGGAGCCTGCATATATCTACTCATGACACCAACTGCAAAGGAGAGATCAGGTCGCGTGTGGAGAAGGTATCTAAGACAGCCAATGGTTTGTCTATAGTCCTTCTCGTCGACGCTGGATTCCTCGTGAGCCTTGGACAACTTTAAGCTTGGATCAAACAGAACATGGACTGCATTGCAACCTTGCATTCCGGCTTCCTCTAAGATTTTATTTGCATATCTTTCCTGTCTCAATGTAATCCCTTCACTGTGTTGATCAACCTCAATTCCCAAATAGTATGTCAATTTGCCTAAAACGCTCATCTCGAATTTCGTAGCCATTCCTTTCTTGAACTCATCGATCATCTCTAGACTTGTACCAGTTACCAAAAGGTCGTCAACATAAACAGCCACAAGCAGCAGATGTTCTTTATCAACTCGTCGATACAATGCTGGTTCCTTGGAGCATCTTTCGAACCTTAGTTCACTCAGTACCTTGTTTAACTTTTCATTCCACGCTCTCGGAGCTTGGAGTAGACCATAGAAAGCCTTCCGTAGTTTATAAACTTTATTCTTTTGACCCGTGACTTCGAATCCCTCTGGCTGACAGACGTATATATCTTCTTTAAGATCTTCATGTAAGAACGCGGTTTTGACGTCTAAATGGTGCACTTGCCACCCCTTTGCTGCCGCTAGAGCTAGTAGGAAACAGACAGTTTCTATGCGAGCCACCGCTGCAAACACTTCATCGAAATCAATACCATGTCGTTGTATATAACCCTTTGCTACCAACCTTGCTTTGAATTTATTTATACTTCCATCAGAGTTGCGCTTAATCTTAAAGATCCATTTGAGTCCTATCGCTTTTGCTCTAGCCGGAAGTTCTACCAAGTCCAACGTTCTGTTTTTCACTATTGATTTAAGCTCATCTTGACAAGCATCTCTCCACTCTTCCTTTTCTATTGCTTCTTGGTAGCTCCATGGTTCATCGTTTATACTTAATAACAGTCTTTCTCCTTCAAGCTCAGCCAACAAGATGTAATCATCCAAGTAACCAGGCTGTTTTCTTTCTCTGAGAACGTCTCAACACGGGCTCTGCTTATCTCCATCATCCCCATTATCCTCTTCGTCTTCTTCATCCTCCATTGTCGTGTTTGGTTCAAGTGTGGATGCGGCTTCTTCTTGATTAGGCGTTGTGATGCTATCATCGATGCCATGATTGCCGTATTGACTGATATTAATCTGAAAGGATCCGCTTGTGTCTTCTTTGTTGCTTTTCGTCCAATCCCAGCCATTGCTCTCATCAAATATTACATCCCTACTGACCATTACTCTTTTACTTGTTGGATCAAAGAGTCTATAGGCTTTGGATCCTGGTTCAATCCCGAGATGTACAAACATTCTTGACCTGTTATCAAGCTTCTTTAGATGTTGTGAATCCACCTTTGCGAATCCAATGCAGCCGAATACACGTAGATGACCGATGTATGGCTTCTGGCCTTTGAACAGTTTGTATGGTGTCTTGGCGTTGATGACACGGCTTGCTGCTATGTTTATAATGTATGTAGCATGTCTTACCGCTTCGCCCCAAAGATAGTTTGGCAGTTCCATATGCTTCAAGATGCTTCTTGTCATGTTGAGAAGTGTTCGATTTCTCCTCTCTACTACCTCGTTCTGTTGAGGAGTATACGGCGCCGTTAGATGCCTATGTATTCTGTGTTCTTCACAATATACGTTAAACTCATTGGATGTGAATTCACCACCTCAGTATGTCCTAAGTGTCTTTATTGTAGCTTCGCTCTCTTTCTCAACAATGGCCTTGAAGTTTTTAAACTTATTGAATGCTTCCCCTTTATCTCTCAAGAGTACCGTCCACATATATCTACTGTGATCATCGATTAGAACAAAAATGTATCTCTTTTGCGATGGCGTTGATGGCGTAATGGGTCCGCAAAGATCACCATGTATGAGGTTAAGTACTGTATCAGCTCAGAATGATGTCGATTGTGGGAATGCATGCCTTGCTTGTTTCCCAAGTATGAAAGAAGGACATGTTTCTTTATCACTTACTATTTTCGGTAAGCCGTATACGAGTTCCTTGCTTGCCATTAACCTGATTGCTTCTCTTCCTATATGACCCAACCGTGCATGCCATGTTGCTGATTCATTACTAGCCGATTCCACTAAACACCAATCATCTCTCTCGATATTGACTTCATAGAGACGGTTTCTTGAGCGTTTGGCTTTAGCGATGAGCTTCCCGTCGCGATCTCTCAAAGTGAGATAGTTATCCTTCATTCGTATATCACATCCACACTCCGTAGCCTGCCTAAGACTTATTATATTACTCTTTAAGTCTGGTATATAGTAGACATCAGCTAATATCCTTTTGCTCCCATCTCTTGTGCAAAACATATTGGTCCTTTCCCCTTGATGTCAATACGAGAATCGTCTCCGAATCTAACCTTGCCAGTGATGGTCTCGTCCAAGCTCTTAAAATACCTCCTATCACCGGTCATGTGATTGCTTGCCCCATTGTCTAGATACCATATTTTATCATTTTCTTTACTCGTCTCAATACCAGAGGATTAACGTTTTGTTAGTTAAGGTATACTACCTCATGAACCATTAGCTCCTCTGCTTCCGTAGTATCATTGTCTTTTGTTTCAGTCGCCTCTTGTAGCTTTAAGAGACGATCAGGACACACTGAGGCAAAGTGTCCCATTTTATCACAACGGAAACACATAATCTTAGACATGTCAAAACTGTCCTGGTACCGATCTTGATATATGTCATTATACCTTCCTCTGCCTCTTCCTCTATTGTAAGACCGGTTTCCTCGACCACGACCTCTGAAGTTACTGTTATAATCACGGTTGTTGGTGTTTGCGGTAGGGTGAGTGTGTTGAGGTTGAGGTTGAGTTTCGTTGCTTGCATACATGAGCTTGCTCTGAGTTTCTTCTTCTTCTTCGTCTTTAACTCTCTCCTCATAAGCTTTAAATCTCCCAACGATATTCTCAAACTTTGTGGTCTTGAGATCGACAAATTGCTCAACTGTTGCAACAAGTTGAATGTATTTCTTTTGTGGGAGGCAAGACATATATTTCTTTATAAGCTTATGTTCCTCAATGGGTTCTCCTAAAGTTGTTGCTTTCGATGACAGCTCGGTCAATTTCCCCGCAATATCATCAATGGTGTCTTTGTCTTTCATCTTCAATCTTTCGAGATCAGATGCTAGTGTTTGCAATCTTGCTTCTCGAACTAGATCAGCTCTTAAGTATCGTTCCTTGATCGCATCCCAAACTGCCTTCGCAGTCTCTAAGTTACCCAATTGTAATACAAGCGTCTCAGGTTGTGCCTGAAATATTAGGGCTGTGACTAGGTCCTTCTTTTCACTATCATCTGATTCTTTCTCCACCAGATCCCATACTTTGTTTATCTTCAACACTAATCTGATCCTTATCATCCACACCGCATAGTTTGTTTCCGTAAGAACAGGACAACTTATCTTAGAAGATCCTCCTCCTTCCTTTATCTTTGACACAACAATATCTCCCATGCTTGTTGTATCGTCTGTTCGTCCCTAGAAGCTCTGATAGAAAGCAACAACTTTAGGAGAACCCATTGAGAAAATCACTCAAAACTTGCTCTTTTATTAATCTCTTGAGAAAATCACTCAAAACTCAAGAATCCAATACAATCACAAAACTTTCTTAAAGGTTGCGACAAGTCTACAACTTCTTATATAGGGTTATAATTTCCTTTTCCTGATAGACTTAACATTATTAAGATATTTCCTAATCTTTATAAATAACCAAATCAATGTGAGATTAGGATTACTTGCTCTTCAAGTTATTTCAAGTATACTTCCAACAGAAACGCTGAAGCGTTCAAAAGCATAGATGTTCCTCTCCGAACGATTGCTTGACTTCACCTTGCACCGTGACACGCAAGGAACCGTTAATAGTATCCGGTGGCTGAGACAATATAGCAAGATGTGTCGGTCCGCCTCCTCTTCCGACCGTGCCACCACGACCGTGAAACATCGTTAGCTTCACACCGTACTCTTTAGCAACCTTCACAAGCTCTTCTTGAGCTTTTTATAACTGCCAAGCAGCGGACAAACGACCAGCGTCTTTGCCTGAATCGGAGTAACCGATCATAACCTCTTGCTTACCGTTGATCCGGTTCTTGTACCAGTCAACAGAAAAGAGCCTAGCAACCGCTGCAGGAGTTGCTTCTAGATCAGCTAGCTTCTCGAAAAGCGGGACAACTCTCAAAGGCCGTTTGACGTGGCACTCACGCTGTAAAAGCTCAACCGCTAGTACATCAGAAGGAGATGTTGCCATGGAGATAATGTAAGCACCAAAACTGTCTGAAGGCAGCTCGGCTATGACATGAAACGTGTCGAGAACGTCAGCTGAAGGATCCGATGTCTAAATGGGTTGTGATAGCATCCAATACATCAGTGTGGCGGTCAGATTCTTGCCTTATGTCAAGCCTGACAAGAGAGAGTCCAAAGGTTGAGACTTGCCTCAAGAAATCAAGAAGGCTTCCATCAGCTATTGGACGGTCACCACATGAACATAGTGATCAGTAACAAAGC includes:
- the LOC106297345 gene encoding phosphoenolpyruvate carboxylase 1-like; this translates as MAHCSMKWRLLRPKSIGLLCSKNPEYFRLATPELEYGCMNIGSRPLKRKPSGGIESLRAIPWIFAWTQTRFHLPVWLGFGAAIKHVVQKDVKNLHMLKDMYKHWPFFRVTIDLIEMVFAKGDPGIAALYDKLLVSEELWPFCCDGCEKI
- the LOC106297346 gene encoding uncharacterized protein LOC106297346 — its product is MGDIVVSKIKEGGGSSKISCPVLTETNYAVWMIRIRLVLKINKVWDLVEKESDDSEKKDLVTALIFQAQPETLVLQLGNLETAKAVWDAIKERYLRADLVREARLQTLASDLERLKMKDKDTIDDIAGKLTELSSKATTLGEPIEEHKLIKKYMSCLPQKKYIQLVATVEQFVDLKTTKFENIVGRFKAYEERVKDEEEEETQSKLMYASNETQPQPQHTHPTANTNNRDYNSNFRGRGRGNRSYNRGRGRGRYNDIYQDRYQDSFDMSKIMCFRCDKMGHFASVCPDRLLKLQEATETKDNDTTEAEELMVHEVVYLN